One genomic window of Ammospiza nelsoni isolate bAmmNel1 chromosome 4, bAmmNel1.pri, whole genome shotgun sequence includes the following:
- the TIFA gene encoding TRAF-interacting protein with FHA domain-containing protein A isoform X2, with protein MSAFEEAETEETVTCLHLTFYHPGQAEKMMFRCLDFCRRQQLRADDTAKFGRDSSLCRYSLVDTRVSRIQFSLQFYRKLHSSEYTFEIKNLSKKTKLTVNQTELGYLNKTDLPWKSIICFGEYQVLAEIQEGEAVDYFETHLHLAEAPILQERCLPSLQPVPDNGISPSFPPGQGKSPTEIDENEMC; from the coding sequence ATGAGCGCCTTCGAGGAGGCCGAAACAGAGGAGACAGTGACGTGCCTCCACCTGACCTTCTACCACCCCGGGCAGGCTGAGAAGATGATGTTCCGCTGCCTGGATTTCTGCCGGCGGCAGCAGCTGCGGGCGGACGACACGGCCAAGTTCGGCCGCGACTCCAGCCTGTGCCGCTACAGCCTGGTGGACACGCGCGTCTCCCGCATCCAGTTCTCCCTGCAGTTCTACAGGAAGCTCCACAGCTCCGAGTACACCTTCGAGATCAAGAACCTGAGCAAGAAAACGAAGCTGACCGTCAACCAAACAGAGCTGGGTTACTTGAACAAAACCGACCTGCCCTGGAAGAGCATCATCTGCTTCGGGGAATACCAGGTCCTGGCGGAGATTCAAGAAGGGGAGGCCGTGGATTATTTTGAGACTCACTTGCACTTGGCTGAAGCACCCATCTTACAAGAAAGGtgcctgccatccctgcagcctgttCCTGATAATGgcatttctccttcctttcctcctggcCAAGGCAAAAGCCCCACAGAGATTGATGAGAACGAGATGTGCTAG
- the TIFA gene encoding TRAF-interacting protein with FHA domain-containing protein A isoform X3, whose translation MMFRCLDFCRRQQLRADDTAKFGRDSSLCRYSLVDTRVSRIQFSLQFYRKLHSSEYTFEIKNLSKKTKLTVNQTELGYLNKTDLPWKSIICFGEYQVLAEIQEGEAVDYFETHLHLAEAPILQERCLPSLQPVPDNGISPSFPPGQGKSPTEIDENEMC comes from the coding sequence ATGATGTTCCGCTGCCTGGATTTCTGCCGGCGGCAGCAGCTGCGGGCGGACGACACGGCCAAGTTCGGCCGCGACTCCAGCCTGTGCCGCTACAGCCTGGTGGACACGCGCGTCTCCCGCATCCAGTTCTCCCTGCAGTTCTACAGGAAGCTCCACAGCTCCGAGTACACCTTCGAGATCAAGAACCTGAGCAAGAAAACGAAGCTGACCGTCAACCAAACAGAGCTGGGTTACTTGAACAAAACCGACCTGCCCTGGAAGAGCATCATCTGCTTCGGGGAATACCAGGTCCTGGCGGAGATTCAAGAAGGGGAGGCCGTGGATTATTTTGAGACTCACTTGCACTTGGCTGAAGCACCCATCTTACAAGAAAGGtgcctgccatccctgcagcctgttCCTGATAATGgcatttctccttcctttcctcctggcCAAGGCAAAAGCCCCACAGAGATTGATGAGAACGAGATGTGCTAG